From Chryseobacterium joostei, the proteins below share one genomic window:
- a CDS encoding patatin-like phospholipase family protein, whose amino-acid sequence MRKLLILLFVFQLLLFNSQVKKDLVIPKNPKIGLSLAGGGAKGFSHVGVLKVLDSLGVKVDYIAGTSMGAIVGGLYASGYSGKEIEKIVMDTDFYSLIMDPKSRQEASFFNKSVDKYLLSIPLKNGKITLPSSISTGQRNVYLLKELFKNVSNIEDFSKMPIPFLCVATNLESGNMQIFEKGDLVQSIMASSAFPSLMDPIKIGDSIYIDGAMTVNYPSKPLKDKGIDVVIGVDLNQDLSKREDLNNIISILNQVIDFGIKRDTKKQYQYTDINIKPNLKGMSATSYDDKKKILDSGYVEGLKYTQVLDQLPKRPFDRLRQRVNPIYSNVYKIDSISIEGSKIFGKNYTLGKMGLRLPSLQTYGSINKMIDKLVATNNYKFINYDIVQENDANYLKLYVTEDDARHFLRFGLHYDEVFKTGLLLNYSAKRLLFKNSNLSVDVIVGDKLRYYVNYFIDNGYIPGFGIYSSGMSFDLKNADNYVIDKWEWARNEAYIQSIWKDKFAIGGGISHDYFRAEINGENRRYSRFLNPYVFLKTDTQDDKEFPTKGVYFAAEGKVIDLLKSEVERRIVQIKADLKVNIPLGKQFTYRLNLFGGVTLGEHLPTYYQYRLGGLFEQNIINFKSFGGFYFAQLHTNNVILASNDLQFKFNKNYFISGNFTFANLSNDIKFEDAVKVNFSSVGLTAGYKSPFGQIKVNFSHSLKNNQKGIFSVILGHWF is encoded by the coding sequence ATGAGAAAACTCCTGATTCTTCTTTTCGTATTCCAATTGCTATTGTTCAACTCTCAGGTAAAAAAAGACTTAGTAATTCCGAAGAACCCCAAAATAGGACTATCGCTAGCCGGTGGTGGTGCCAAAGGTTTTTCACATGTCGGAGTACTAAAGGTATTAGATTCTTTGGGAGTAAAGGTGGATTATATTGCCGGAACAAGCATGGGAGCCATCGTTGGTGGTCTATATGCTTCCGGATATTCCGGAAAGGAAATAGAAAAAATCGTTATGGATACAGATTTCTATTCCTTAATCATGGATCCAAAATCAAGACAGGAAGCAAGTTTCTTCAATAAGTCTGTGGACAAATATCTTTTATCTATTCCATTGAAAAATGGAAAAATTACACTTCCCTCCTCTATCAGTACAGGCCAGAGAAATGTTTATCTTCTAAAGGAACTTTTCAAAAATGTTTCCAATATTGAGGACTTTTCAAAAATGCCAATCCCTTTTTTATGTGTTGCTACCAACCTTGAAAGTGGAAATATGCAAATCTTTGAAAAGGGAGATCTGGTACAATCTATAATGGCGAGTTCTGCTTTCCCTTCTTTAATGGATCCTATTAAAATAGGGGACAGTATTTATATTGATGGAGCTATGACGGTAAACTATCCCTCAAAGCCGTTAAAAGACAAAGGAATTGATGTCGTTATCGGAGTGGATCTTAACCAGGATCTTTCAAAAAGAGAGGATTTAAACAATATTATTTCAATTCTGAATCAGGTTATTGACTTTGGAATAAAAAGGGATACAAAAAAACAATATCAGTATACGGATATCAATATTAAGCCTAACCTTAAAGGAATGTCTGCCACAAGCTATGATGACAAGAAAAAAATCCTTGACAGTGGCTACGTAGAAGGTTTAAAATATACTCAGGTTCTCGATCAATTACCCAAACGTCCATTTGACCGTCTTAGACAGCGCGTAAATCCAATATATTCCAATGTATATAAGATAGACAGCATCTCCATTGAAGGAAGCAAAATCTTTGGCAAAAACTATACGCTTGGGAAAATGGGACTGCGCCTACCCTCTTTACAAACCTATGGCAGTATCAATAAGATGATTGATAAGCTTGTTGCAACAAATAATTACAAATTCATCAACTATGATATCGTTCAGGAGAATGATGCCAATTATCTAAAGCTTTATGTAACGGAAGATGACGCCCGACATTTCTTAAGATTTGGATTGCATTATGATGAAGTTTTTAAAACTGGATTGCTATTAAACTACTCTGCAAAGAGACTTTTATTCAAAAACTCTAACCTTTCTGTAGATGTAATTGTGGGTGACAAGCTCAGATATTATGTAAACTATTTTATTGATAACGGATATATTCCCGGATTTGGTATTTATTCTTCTGGAATGAGCTTTGATCTGAAGAATGCAGATAATTATGTTATCGACAAATGGGAATGGGCCAGAAATGAAGCTTATATACAGTCTATTTGGAAAGATAAATTCGCCATTGGCGGTGGTATTAGCCATGACTACTTCAGAGCTGAAATTAATGGCGAAAACAGGCGTTATAGCCGTTTTTTAAATCCTTATGTATTTCTGAAGACCGATACTCAGGATGATAAGGAATTTCCAACAAAAGGAGTTTACTTTGCTGCAGAAGGAAAGGTAATTGACCTTTTAAAATCTGAAGTAGAGAGAAGAATCGTTCAGATAAAGGCAGATTTGAAGGTAAATATTCCACTTGGTAAACAGTTTACCTACCGTCTTAACTTATTTGGAGGTGTAACGCTTGGAGAGCATCTTCCTACCTATTATCAATATAGACTGGGAGGACTTTTCGAACAAAATATTATTAATTTCAAAAGCTTTGGAGGATTCTATTTTGCACAGTTGCATACAAATAATGTGATATTGGCATCCAATGATCTTCAGTTCAAATTCAATAAGAACTATTTTATCAGCGGAAACTTTACCTTTGCCAACCTTTCAAATGATATTAAATTTGAAGATGCAGTTAAAGTAAATTTTAGTTCAGTTGGGCTTACGGCTGGATATAAATCTCCTTTCGGGCAGATTAAAGTAAACTTCAGCCACTCACTAAAAAACAATCAAAAAGGCATATTCAGTGTTATTTTAGGACACTGGTTTTAA
- a CDS encoding thymidine kinase: MFLENTINHSKQSGWMEVICGSMFSGKTEELIRRLRRAEMAGQNVEIFKPKLDIRYSEEDVVSHNQNKIRSSAVENPNEILLLASNCDVVGIDEAQFFDESIVEIANQLANSGVRVVVAGLDMDFLGRPFGPMPNLMATAEYVTKVHAICKRTGNLANYSMRTSQGDDLVELGETESYEAVSRRVFIDEVLSKRK, encoded by the coding sequence ATGTTTTTAGAAAATACAATTAATCATTCCAAACAAAGTGGTTGGATGGAAGTGATTTGTGGCTCTATGTTTTCGGGTAAAACCGAGGAGTTGATCCGAAGATTACGGAGAGCTGAAATGGCAGGACAAAATGTGGAAATTTTTAAACCGAAACTGGATATCCGGTATTCTGAGGAAGATGTAGTTTCTCATAATCAGAATAAAATACGCAGCAGTGCAGTAGAGAACCCGAATGAAATTCTTCTGCTGGCATCCAATTGTGATGTAGTAGGGATAGATGAAGCTCAGTTTTTTGATGAAAGTATTGTTGAGATTGCTAATCAACTGGCCAATAGCGGCGTAAGAGTAGTTGTTGCAGGATTGGACATGGACTTTTTGGGACGCCCCTTTGGGCCAATGCCTAATCTTATGGCTACGGCAGAGTACGTAACAAAAGTGCATGCTATTTGCAAGAGAACAGGTAATCTCGCTAACTATTCTATGAGAACTTCTCAAGGAGATGATCTGGTAGAATTGGGAGAGACTGAAAGCTACGAAGCAGTAAGCCGCCGTGTATTTATTGATGAAGTACTTTCTAAAAGGAAGTAG
- the ybeY gene encoding rRNA maturation RNase YbeY — protein sequence MIQFFYENLPESVNTDYKKWLEDLILSEGKKLGEINYIFCDDEYLLKINQDYLQHDYYTDIITFDYVKGKTISAEIFVSLQRISDNASTLSRDPEEELRRVLAHGILHLAGYKDKTEEEEKEMRRMEDLYLAKYRDLKN from the coding sequence ATGATACAATTCTTTTACGAAAATTTACCAGAGTCGGTAAACACAGATTACAAAAAATGGCTGGAAGATCTTATTCTTTCAGAAGGAAAAAAACTAGGAGAAATCAATTACATTTTCTGTGATGATGAATATCTATTGAAGATTAATCAGGATTATTTACAGCATGATTATTATACCGATATCATCACTTTTGATTATGTAAAAGGCAAGACAATAAGCGCTGAGATTTTCGTATCTTTGCAGCGCATTTCTGATAACGCCTCTACCCTTTCCCGAGATCCTGAAGAAGAATTAAGAAGGGTTTTAGCCCATGGTATTTTACACCTTGCAGGCTACAAAGACAAGACGGAAGAGGAAGAAAAAGAGATGCGGAGAATGGAAGATTTGTACTTAGCGAAATACAGGGATTTAAAGAATTGA
- a CDS encoding bifunctional UDP-N-acetylmuramoyl-tripeptide:D-alanyl-D-alanine ligase/alanine racemase translates to MNYTVHQIADITNSQVIGDNNLMVKNIAYDSRIIYSTKNTAFIAINTHKNSGEKFIESAIDRGINIIISEHQYPQFENVTWIIVKNSVDFLQQLAKYHFENSHLRSIGITGSNGKTIVKEWLYQCLWNEFPTVKSPKSFNSQIGLPLSLLQINESHQLGIFEVGISKPHEMEKLENIFHPQIGLLTHIGTAHAANFSSEEELIDDKIRLFKDSEVIIYNDDHPLVDEKIKNLYSDKKLISYGFKEGNQVFIKNNISKDENIIVEYFGEEISFPAHQRDEATLTNATALIAVLKELGIENKKIVEKINLLKAVEMRLEAIEGIKGNIVINDSFNLDLDSLKTALQFLNEYNKPKKSLVLTDILGVNTNSQELYEEVSELVNDQHFDSVFLIGDEISKSSELFKSKTYTFIDTKELIESKHLSEIENQIILLKGARKFEIEKLKDILELRKHDTVLEVNLNAILHNINYHKSLLKPGTKMMAMVKANAYGLGSYEVSEFLQHHHIDYLGVAYADEGVELRKKGITTPIIVMNPEQHSYQTIIEYNLEPEIYSFRVLELFYEAVQKSGYDKKYPIHIKLETGMHRLGFKDFELDQLSEILSQKNLKVQSMFSHLSSSDMPEEKEFTLKQLEVFEKNSSYLTEKLGYAPIRHILNSSGITSYTDHQHDMVRIGIGMLGESPDSEIQKQLQSVVSFKTVISQISMVESGESVGYSRKYKADHKTKIATIPVGYADGIPRLIGNQVGHLGVNKTLVPIVGNICMDMMMINVENAPHVKEGDTVTVFNAQPSLKEFAGYCKTITYEVLTSISPRVKRIYIKD, encoded by the coding sequence ATGAACTATACAGTACATCAAATTGCAGATATCACCAATTCACAGGTTATTGGAGACAATAATTTAATGGTTAAAAACATAGCTTATGACAGCAGGATTATTTATTCAACTAAGAATACTGCGTTTATTGCCATTAATACCCATAAAAATTCTGGTGAAAAGTTCATTGAATCTGCCATTGATAGAGGAATCAATATCATTATTTCCGAACATCAATATCCACAGTTTGAAAATGTAACCTGGATTATTGTTAAAAATTCCGTGGATTTTCTTCAGCAATTAGCAAAGTATCACTTTGAAAATTCTCATTTGCGATCTATTGGAATTACTGGAAGTAATGGTAAAACCATTGTAAAGGAATGGCTTTATCAATGTTTATGGAATGAGTTTCCTACTGTAAAAAGTCCAAAGAGTTTTAATTCTCAAATTGGGCTCCCTCTTTCCTTACTTCAAATTAACGAATCTCATCAACTGGGAATTTTTGAGGTAGGAATTTCCAAGCCGCATGAAATGGAAAAACTTGAAAACATTTTCCATCCACAAATCGGATTGTTAACCCACATAGGAACTGCCCATGCTGCCAACTTTTCTTCTGAGGAAGAATTGATAGATGATAAGATCAGACTTTTTAAGGATTCTGAAGTGATCATTTATAATGATGACCATCCTTTGGTAGATGAAAAAATCAAAAATTTATATTCAGATAAGAAATTAATCTCTTACGGATTTAAAGAAGGAAATCAGGTCTTCATCAAAAACAATATTTCCAAGGATGAAAACATCATTGTGGAATATTTTGGTGAAGAAATCAGTTTTCCTGCCCACCAAAGAGACGAAGCGACGTTAACTAATGCTACAGCGCTTATCGCCGTTCTTAAGGAGCTAGGAATCGAAAATAAAAAGATCGTTGAAAAAATCAACCTTTTAAAGGCCGTTGAAATGAGGCTTGAAGCCATCGAAGGAATTAAGGGCAATATTGTCATCAATGATTCATTTAACCTTGACCTCGATTCTTTGAAAACTGCCCTGCAATTTTTAAATGAATACAATAAACCTAAAAAGTCATTGGTTTTAACGGATATTTTAGGAGTGAATACTAATTCTCAGGAACTCTATGAAGAAGTTTCCGAATTGGTGAATGATCAGCATTTTGATTCTGTCTTCTTAATTGGTGATGAAATTTCAAAATCCAGTGAATTATTTAAGTCTAAAACTTATACTTTCATAGACACTAAGGAACTTATTGAAAGTAAACACCTTTCTGAAATAGAAAATCAAATCATCCTTCTAAAAGGAGCGAGAAAATTTGAAATAGAGAAGCTTAAAGATATTCTTGAACTCAGAAAACACGATACGGTTCTGGAAGTTAATCTGAATGCTATTCTTCATAATATCAATTACCATAAATCATTACTAAAGCCCGGTACCAAAATGATGGCCATGGTGAAAGCTAATGCTTATGGACTTGGCAGCTATGAGGTATCAGAATTTCTACAGCACCACCATATCGATTATCTTGGGGTGGCTTATGCTGATGAAGGTGTTGAGCTTCGTAAAAAAGGGATCACCACTCCTATTATTGTGATGAACCCTGAGCAGCACAGTTATCAAACAATCATTGAATATAATCTGGAACCTGAAATTTACAGTTTCAGGGTATTGGAGCTTTTCTATGAAGCGGTACAAAAATCCGGATATGATAAAAAGTACCCTATCCACATCAAACTGGAAACGGGAATGCATCGTCTTGGATTTAAAGACTTTGAGCTGGACCAATTAAGCGAGATTTTAAGCCAGAAAAATCTTAAAGTTCAAAGTATGTTCAGTCACCTATCTTCCTCAGACATGCCTGAAGAGAAAGAATTTACTTTAAAGCAGCTGGAGGTTTTTGAAAAAAACTCTAGTTATTTAACTGAAAAATTAGGCTACGCTCCTATCCGACATATTTTAAATTCATCTGGAATTACAAGCTATACGGATCATCAGCATGATATGGTGAGAATTGGTATTGGAATGCTTGGAGAGTCACCAGACAGTGAAATACAGAAACAATTACAATCTGTTGTAAGTTTTAAAACAGTTATCTCTCAGATTTCTATGGTTGAAAGTGGAGAATCTGTAGGCTACAGCAGAAAATATAAGGCAGATCATAAGACTAAGATTGCAACGATCCCTGTTGGATATGCTGATGGTATTCCAAGATTGATTGGAAATCAGGTAGGCCACTTGGGAGTCAATAAGACATTGGTACCCATTGTTGGAAATATCTGCATGGACATGATGATGATTAACGTAGAAAATGCTCCTCACGTAAAGGAAGGAGATACTGTAACGGTCTTCAATGCCCAACCAAGTTTAAAAGAATTCGCAGGCTACTGCAAAACTATAACCTATGAAGTATTAACTTCCATTTCACCTCGGGTGAAACGGATTTATATAAAAGATTAA